The Gammaproteobacteria bacterium region AGGCATGGGGTTCGTCACGATGTACCGGCAGCGCGCAAGGAACAAACTGGACCTGTTCCAGACCCAGCCGATTCAGCACCTGCATCGCAATATGAAAGTGTCCCTCGTGGACCGGATCGAAGGTACCGCCTAATATCCCTATCATTGCTAGCTGCGTACGTTTCCGTCCCCGAAAACAACGTACTTCTGCGAGGTTAATCCCTCCAGGCCAACCGGCCCGCGGGCATGCAGTTTATCGGTGCTGATTCCGATCTCGGCCCCGAGGCCATATTCGAATCCATCTGCAAATCCTGTCGACGCATTGACCATGACCGAACTTGAATCGACGCGCCGGGTAAATTCCCGGGTACGGCTATAGTCTTCGCTTACGATCGCATCGGTATGATGCGAACCATAACCATTAATGTGCTCGATTGCCTGCGCCAGGCCATCGACGATACGAATCGACAAAATTGGTGCCAGGTATTCGGTAACCCAGTCTTCTTCGGTAGCGGAATTAATCCTGACGTTATCGTATTTTTGGCAACGCTCGCAACCTCGCAATTCCACGCCGGCGGCCGACATCCGCTCGATAAATTCAGGCATGATTTGATCTGCTATTGCCTCCGCGACAAGCAGCGTCTCCATCGCATTACAGACACCATAACGCCTGGTCTTGGCGTTGACAGCGATATCCAGCGCCTTTTGCCGGTCGGCCTGGTCGTCGATGTAAACGTGGCAGACACCATCCAGATGCTTGATTACCGGAATAATAGACTCGCCGGCAATTCGCTCGATCAGGGATTTACCACCGCGTGGAATAATAACATCGATACAGTCATGCATCTTTAGCATCTGGCTGACCGCCTCGCGGTCGGTGGTATTAATAACCTGGACCGCATGCTCTGCGAGGTCGGCCTGCTTCAGCCCCTGATGAATACACTGGTATATGGCCTGGTTGGAATGTAGTGCTTCCTTGCCCCCCCGTAGAATACTTGCATTCCCGGATTTAAGGCATAACGCAGCCGCGTCAATCGTGACGTTGGGTCTCGACTCATAAATTATCCCGATAACACCGAGCGGCACCCGCATCTTGCCGACCTGGATACCCGAGGGACGGTAGCGCAACTCGCTGATTTCACCGACCGGATCGCTAAGGCTTGCAACTTGTTGCAGCCCCTCGATCATCGCATCGATACGCGCCGGACTCAGCTCCAGCCGTTCCAGCATCGCATCGCTGATACGATTCTTGCTGGCCGCTTCAAGATCCTTGCTGTTTTCCTGCAGAATAAAATCGCGACGCTGATCCAGTATTGCGGCGATCGCAAGTAACGCCCGATTCTTATGCTGTGGTTTTGCATAGGCGAGTTCGGCCGCGGCCGCGCGTGCAGCATGCCCGAGATCAACCATGTAACGGTCTAGATCAGTAATTGA contains the following coding sequences:
- a CDS encoding glutamate-5-semialdehyde dehydrogenase, encoding MSVALQNESITDLDRYMVDLGHAARAAAAELAYAKPQHKNRALLAIAAILDQRRDFILQENSKDLEAASKNRISDAMLERLELSPARIDAMIEGLQQVASLSDPVGEISELRYRPSGIQVGKMRVPLGVIGIIYESRPNVTIDAAALCLKSGNASILRGGKEALHSNQAIYQCIHQGLKQADLAEHAVQVINTTDREAVSQMLKMHDCIDVIIPRGGKSLIERIAGESIIPVIKHLDGVCHVYIDDQADRQKALDIAVNAKTRRYGVCNAMETLLVAEAIADQIMPEFIERMSAAGVELRGCERCQKYDNVRINSATEEDWVTEYLAPILSIRIVDGLAQAIEHINGYGSHHTDAIVSEDYSRTREFTRRVDSSSVMVNASTGFADGFEYGLGAEIGISTDKLHARGPVGLEGLTSQKYVVFGDGNVRS